From Streptomyces sp. NBC_00370, a single genomic window includes:
- a CDS encoding TetR/AcrR family transcriptional regulator, translated as MTTARRDTYTPETLLTVAVRVFNERGYDGTSMEHLSKAAGISKSSIYHHVVGKEELLRRAVSRALDGLFGILDDEGATKGRAVARVEYVTRRMVEVLIAELPYVTLLLRVRGNTETERWAMERRREFDQRVAELLKAAAAEGDLRDDLDSRLATRLLFGMVNSLVEWYRPHAPGGYEGRQVADTVVRLAFDGLRKP; from the coding sequence ATGACCACGGCGCGGCGCGACACGTACACGCCGGAGACCCTGCTGACGGTCGCCGTGCGGGTCTTCAACGAGCGCGGCTACGACGGCACGTCGATGGAGCATCTCTCCAAGGCGGCCGGGATCTCCAAGTCGTCGATCTACCACCATGTCGTCGGCAAGGAGGAGCTGCTGCGGCGGGCGGTCAGCCGCGCCCTGGACGGCCTGTTCGGGATCCTCGACGACGAGGGGGCGACGAAGGGGCGGGCGGTGGCGCGCGTCGAGTACGTCACCCGCCGCATGGTCGAGGTGCTGATCGCGGAGCTGCCGTACGTGACGCTGCTGCTGCGGGTGCGGGGCAACACCGAGACCGAGCGCTGGGCCATGGAGCGGCGGCGCGAGTTCGACCAGCGGGTGGCCGAGCTGCTGAAGGCGGCGGCGGCCGAGGGCGATCTCCGTGACGACCTGGACAGCAGACTGGCGACCCGGCTGCTGTTCGGCATGGTCAACTCGCTGGTGGAGTGGTACCGGCCGCACGCGCCGGGCGGCTACGAGGGCCGGCAGGTCGCCGACACGGTCGTACGGCTGGCCTTCGACGGCCTGCGCAAGCCGTAA
- a CDS encoding Lrp/AsnC family transcriptional regulator translates to MAEGDGGARGERAEPAQPPRPLDDIDRDILRILQTDGRASIRSVAERVHVSRANAYARINRLLDDGVISSFSARINHERAGQGASAYITLKIVQNSWRTVREQLQELPGAAHIALVSGDFDVLLLVHTPDNRTLRELVLTRLQSMPEVLSTRTLLVFEETDLDPGPAL, encoded by the coding sequence ATGGCCGAAGGCGACGGCGGGGCACGCGGCGAAAGAGCCGAGCCGGCGCAGCCGCCGCGCCCGCTGGACGACATCGACCGCGACATCCTGCGCATCCTGCAGACGGACGGGCGCGCCTCGATACGGTCCGTCGCCGAGCGCGTCCACGTCTCGCGCGCCAACGCGTACGCCCGGATCAACCGGCTGCTCGACGACGGCGTGATCAGCAGCTTCAGCGCCCGGATCAACCATGAGCGGGCGGGTCAGGGCGCCTCGGCCTACATCACCCTGAAGATCGTCCAGAATTCCTGGCGCACGGTGCGCGAACAGCTCCAGGAGCTGCCGGGCGCCGCGCACATCGCGCTGGTCAGCGGCGACTTCGACGTCCTGCTGCTGGTGCACACCCCGGACAACCGAACCCTGCGCGAGCTGGTCCTGACCCGGCTGCAGTCCATGCCGGAAGTGCTCTCGACCCGCACGCTGCTGGTCTTCGAGGAGACGGACCTGGACCCGGGTCCCGCGCTCTGA
- a CDS encoding 3-hydroxyacyl-CoA dehydrogenase has product MTAIETSRTVAVVGAGTMGQGIAQVALVAGHPVRLHDTAPGRAEQAAAAIVGRLDRLVDKGRLTGQARDAARDRLRPAADVAELADAALVVEAVVEHLPAKQELFAALEAVVADDCLLATNTSSLSVTAVAGALRLPGRLVGLHFFNPAPLLPLVEVVSGFATDEAAADSAYATAAAWGKTPVRCADTPGFIVNRIARPFYAEAFRLYEERAADPATIDAVLREGAGFRMGPFELTDLIGQDVNEAVTRSVWDSFFHDPKFTPSLAQRRLVESGRLGRKTGHGWYPYGEGAPAPEPHTAEPCDPPAAVGIRGDLGPAAALPGMIGEAGIKVSDDEREYGPDSLIVLPGGTYLGLASGAAASDGADGTYIHFDLALDYRSCTRVALAPGAGVDPADLRAAIGLFQRLGKKVSVIEDVPGMIVARTVAMLIDFAADAEGRAVASADDIDTAMTLGVNYPGGPGEWSRRLGAHWAEDFLTELAQMYPGGRYSPSRALVRLGGNRRQGGGRS; this is encoded by the coding sequence ATGACAGCTATCGAGACCTCGCGGACCGTCGCGGTCGTCGGGGCGGGCACCATGGGCCAGGGCATAGCCCAGGTGGCGCTGGTGGCGGGCCATCCCGTACGGCTCCACGACACCGCACCGGGCCGCGCAGAGCAGGCGGCGGCCGCCATCGTGGGCCGCCTCGACCGGCTCGTCGACAAGGGCAGGCTGACCGGGCAGGCGCGGGACGCCGCACGGGACCGGCTGCGGCCGGCCGCCGACGTCGCCGAGCTGGCCGACGCCGCGCTCGTCGTGGAGGCCGTCGTGGAACACCTCCCCGCCAAACAGGAGCTGTTCGCGGCCCTGGAGGCCGTTGTCGCCGACGACTGCCTGCTCGCCACCAACACCTCGTCCCTGTCCGTCACGGCCGTCGCCGGCGCGCTACGCCTGCCGGGGCGGCTGGTGGGACTGCACTTCTTCAACCCGGCGCCGCTGCTCCCCCTGGTCGAGGTCGTCAGCGGGTTCGCGACGGACGAGGCGGCGGCGGACAGCGCGTACGCGACAGCGGCCGCGTGGGGCAAGACACCGGTGCGCTGCGCCGACACCCCAGGCTTCATCGTCAACAGGATCGCCCGGCCCTTCTACGCCGAGGCGTTCCGGCTGTACGAGGAGCGGGCCGCCGATCCCGCCACCATCGACGCCGTGCTGCGCGAGGGCGCCGGTTTCCGGATGGGCCCCTTCGAGCTGACCGACCTGATCGGCCAGGACGTCAACGAGGCCGTGACGCGCAGCGTGTGGGACTCCTTCTTCCACGACCCGAAGTTCACCCCCTCGCTGGCCCAGCGCCGGCTCGTCGAGTCGGGCCGGCTCGGCCGTAAGACGGGCCACGGCTGGTACCCGTACGGCGAAGGCGCCCCTGCCCCCGAACCCCACACGGCCGAGCCCTGCGACCCCCCGGCGGCCGTGGGGATCCGGGGCGATCTCGGACCCGCCGCCGCGCTGCCCGGGATGATCGGGGAAGCCGGCATCAAGGTCAGTGACGACGAGCGGGAGTACGGGCCGGACAGCCTGATCGTGCTCCCCGGCGGTACGTATCTCGGCCTCGCCTCCGGCGCCGCCGCCTCGGACGGCGCCGACGGCACGTACATCCACTTCGACCTCGCCCTGGACTACCGCTCCTGCACTCGGGTGGCGCTCGCCCCCGGCGCGGGCGTCGACCCCGCGGACCTGCGGGCCGCCATCGGCCTCTTCCAGCGGCTCGGCAAGAAGGTCAGCGTCATCGAGGACGTCCCCGGCATGATCGTCGCCCGTACGGTCGCCATGCTGATCGACTTCGCCGCCGACGCCGAGGGGCGCGCGGTCGCGAGCGCCGATGACATCGACACCGCCATGACGCTCGGCGTGAACTACCCGGGCGGCCCCGGAGAGTGGTCCCGGCGGCTCGGCGCGCACTGGGCGGAGGACTTCCTCACCGAACTCGCGCAGATGTATCCGGGGGGCCGCTACAGCCCCTCCCGGGCCCTGGTCAGGCTCGGCGGGAACCGGCGGCAGGGCGGTGGGCGGTCATGA
- a CDS encoding TrmH family RNA methyltransferase, translating into MNDADAAARAVRQWREAGPELVVLDGFHALKHALRFGADVRSAVTSDKAAALALAAELADDLTEQIGDSLVEVPAQVLKELVPRVHATRIAALAVRRERRVNLAELSALPRPSPVVVLDNPRNLGNVGAVVRLAAGFGATGVVTTGDLDPWHANAVRAGAGLHFATAVEQLPLDDFPPGPLYALDPEGADIRSVTLPDDALLAFGSERHGLSAEVRGRAAGLLSLPMRPQVSSYNLATSVAMTLFHWTGPKA; encoded by the coding sequence ATGAACGACGCCGACGCCGCCGCCCGTGCCGTACGGCAGTGGCGGGAGGCAGGCCCCGAGCTGGTCGTGCTCGACGGCTTCCACGCACTCAAGCACGCGCTGCGCTTCGGCGCCGACGTACGGTCGGCCGTCACGAGCGACAAGGCGGCGGCCCTGGCGCTGGCCGCCGAACTCGCCGACGACCTGACCGAGCAGATCGGCGACTCCCTCGTGGAGGTGCCGGCCCAGGTCCTGAAGGAACTGGTGCCCCGGGTCCACGCCACCCGGATCGCCGCCCTGGCGGTCCGGCGCGAGCGCCGCGTCAATCTGGCCGAGCTGTCCGCGCTGCCCCGCCCGTCCCCCGTGGTCGTCCTGGACAACCCGCGCAATCTGGGGAACGTCGGCGCCGTCGTACGGCTCGCCGCCGGTTTCGGGGCGACCGGGGTGGTCACCACCGGCGATCTGGACCCCTGGCACGCCAACGCCGTACGGGCGGGCGCGGGGCTGCACTTCGCCACCGCCGTCGAACAGCTGCCCCTCGACGACTTCCCTCCGGGCCCGCTGTACGCGCTCGACCCGGAGGGGGCCGACATCAGGTCCGTCACCCTGCCGGACGACGCCCTGCTCGCCTTCGGCTCCGAGCGGCACGGGCTCTCGGCCGAGGTGCGGGGCAGGGCGGCCGGACTGCTGTCGCTGCCGATGCGACCGCAGGTGTCCAGCTACAACCTCGCGACCAGTGTGGCCATGACGCTGTTCCACTGGACGGGCCCGAAGGCCTGA
- a CDS encoding HTTM domain-containing protein: MNAARAVQRITGAALGPYQSAVVRIGFAGTWLVFLLRELPHRRELYGPDAPWSWDMASQLIAGNGAFSTLMWSRSTVWFEIVYAVAVVSGLLLMLGWRTRAMSVVFMLGVLSLQNRSVFVGDGGDNVIHVIAIYLVFTRCGQVWSLDARRAARAARAGEERGGQERAADRAGPVLWAVLGAVLLGATLLGRVQGEGWLRVLLWGLWGTAALWWALNRYAPGGQPRALLDVLANILHNTALAVIMGQVCLVYATAGWYKIQGSRWGDGTALYYPLKLDYFTPWPALSDLLAANGTMVMLVSYGTVIVQVAFPFTLFNRRVKNVLLVAMMLEHAGIAVLLGLPFFSLAMIAADAVFLPTGFLRRLGGRAETGRGRLLTRGRAVLPGQRDGSDEQPRALADERPVG, from the coding sequence GTGAACGCGGCACGCGCGGTCCAGCGGATCACCGGCGCCGCCCTCGGCCCGTACCAGAGCGCGGTCGTCCGGATCGGCTTCGCCGGCACCTGGCTGGTCTTCCTGCTGCGCGAGCTGCCGCACCGCCGCGAGCTGTACGGACCCGACGCGCCGTGGAGCTGGGACATGGCGAGCCAGCTCATCGCGGGCAACGGCGCCTTCAGCACGCTCATGTGGTCGCGGAGCACGGTGTGGTTCGAGATCGTCTACGCCGTCGCCGTCGTGTCAGGGCTGCTGCTGATGCTCGGCTGGCGCACCCGCGCCATGTCCGTGGTGTTCATGCTCGGCGTGCTGTCGCTGCAGAACCGCAGCGTCTTCGTCGGCGACGGCGGCGACAACGTGATCCACGTGATCGCGATCTACCTCGTCTTCACGCGCTGCGGCCAGGTCTGGTCGCTGGACGCCCGTCGGGCGGCGCGAGCCGCGCGTGCCGGGGAGGAGCGGGGCGGGCAGGAGCGCGCCGCGGACCGGGCGGGGCCCGTGCTGTGGGCGGTCCTCGGGGCCGTCCTCCTCGGCGCCACGCTGCTGGGCCGGGTCCAGGGGGAGGGCTGGCTGCGGGTCCTGCTCTGGGGGCTGTGGGGCACGGCGGCCCTCTGGTGGGCGCTGAACCGCTACGCGCCCGGCGGCCAGCCGCGCGCCCTGCTGGACGTCCTCGCCAACATCCTCCACAACACGGCCCTCGCCGTGATCATGGGCCAGGTCTGTCTCGTCTACGCCACGGCCGGCTGGTACAAGATCCAGGGCTCCCGCTGGGGCGACGGCACGGCCCTGTACTACCCGCTGAAGCTCGACTACTTCACGCCTTGGCCCGCCCTCTCCGACCTGCTCGCCGCCAACGGCACGATGGTGATGCTGGTGAGCTACGGCACCGTCATCGTGCAGGTGGCCTTCCCGTTCACGCTGTTCAACCGGCGCGTCAAGAACGTGCTGCTGGTCGCGATGATGCTGGAGCACGCGGGCATCGCCGTCCTGCTGGGGCTGCCGTTCTTCTCCCTCGCGATGATCGCCGCCGACGCGGTGTTCCTGCCGACGGGCTTCCTGCGCAGGCTCGGCGGCCGGGCCGAGACCGGCCGTGGCCGGCTGCTGACCCGGGGCAGAGCCGTACTGCCCGGTCAGCGCGACGGCAGCGACGAACAGCCCCGCGCGCTCGCCGACGAGCGGCCCGTAGGCTGA
- the pdhA gene encoding pyruvate dehydrogenase (acetyl-transferring) E1 component subunit alpha — protein MKKSSTPVQEPPATAASRRPTPPPAWQPRTAAAPLLPDTEPYRVLGTPAAAAADPALLLRLYGELVRGRRFNAQATALTKQGRLAVYPSSTGQEACEIAAAQVLREQDWLFPSYRDSLAAVARGLDPVEVLSLLRGDRHTGYDPYEHRVAPLSTPLATQLPHAVGLAHAARLKGDDVVALALVGDGGTSEGDFHEAMNFAAVWQAPVVFLVQNNGFAISVPLAKQTAAPSLAHKAVGYGMPGRLVDGNDVLAVHTVLGEAVERARRGGGPTLVEAVTYRMEAHTNADDATRYRDDSEVAAWRAHDPVRLLERELRERGVLDDEGAGKAAQAADEMAAGLRERMNADPVLDPMDLFAHVYAEQTSQLREQAEMLRAELDAAGEPR, from the coding sequence GTGAAGAAGAGCAGTACGCCGGTCCAGGAACCGCCCGCCACTGCCGCGTCCCGCCGGCCCACCCCGCCCCCGGCGTGGCAGCCCCGTACCGCCGCCGCGCCGCTGCTGCCGGACACCGAGCCGTACCGCGTGCTGGGCACGCCGGCCGCCGCAGCGGCCGATCCCGCGCTGCTGCTGCGCCTCTACGGCGAGCTGGTGCGCGGCCGCAGGTTCAACGCGCAGGCCACGGCCCTGACCAAGCAGGGCAGGCTCGCCGTCTACCCGTCGAGCACCGGCCAGGAGGCCTGCGAGATCGCCGCCGCGCAGGTCCTGCGCGAGCAGGACTGGCTCTTCCCCAGCTACCGCGACTCGCTGGCGGCGGTGGCCCGCGGCCTCGACCCCGTCGAGGTGCTCTCCCTGCTGCGCGGCGACCGGCACACCGGCTACGACCCGTACGAGCACCGCGTCGCCCCGCTGTCGACGCCGCTCGCCACCCAGCTCCCGCATGCCGTGGGCCTCGCGCACGCCGCCCGGCTCAAGGGCGACGACGTGGTCGCGCTCGCCCTCGTCGGCGACGGCGGGACCAGCGAGGGCGACTTCCACGAGGCGATGAACTTCGCCGCCGTATGGCAGGCGCCGGTCGTCTTCCTCGTCCAGAACAACGGCTTCGCGATCTCCGTACCGCTCGCCAAGCAGACCGCGGCGCCCTCCCTGGCCCACAAGGCCGTCGGGTACGGGATGCCGGGCAGGCTGGTCGACGGGAACGACGTACTGGCGGTGCACACGGTGCTCGGCGAGGCCGTGGAGCGCGCCAGGCGCGGCGGCGGACCGACCCTGGTCGAGGCCGTCACGTACCGCATGGAGGCGCACACGAACGCCGACGACGCGACGCGCTACCGCGACGACAGCGAGGTGGCGGCCTGGCGCGCGCACGATCCGGTCCGGCTGCTCGAACGAGAGCTGAGGGAGCGCGGAGTGCTCGACGACGAAGGTGCGGGCAAGGCGGCGCAGGCCGCCGACGAGATGGCGGCGGGGCTGCGCGAGCGGATGAACGCCGATCCGGTGCTGGACCCGATGGACCTCTTCGCACATGTCTACGCCGAGCAGACCAGCCAGCTCCGCGAGCAGGCCGAGATGCTGCGCGCCGAGCTGGACGCCGCGGGTGAGCCGCGATGA
- a CDS encoding DUF5819 family protein yields MVSYDDEGARETPPPPGPGIAGLSFPFQVAAAVALAVVGLLGCAHLAMVFLYVAPSNTVTKEHGKAVAEWVNPEFEQNWKLFAPNPLQQNIHVEARAEVETAAGERTLSRWIDLSAEDGAVIRGNPLPSHVDQNELRRAWDFYTGSHDDKDRPVGTRGQLSEGYVRRIVMLRLTGHDLGGSVARVQLRSSTSTVPAPPWSDEKINTRPVLHTYSWWTVNSADLPAGAGGVRTRTAR; encoded by the coding sequence ATGGTTTCGTACGACGACGAGGGTGCGCGGGAGACGCCGCCCCCGCCAGGCCCCGGTATCGCGGGGCTCTCCTTCCCCTTCCAGGTGGCCGCCGCCGTCGCGCTCGCCGTCGTCGGACTGCTCGGCTGCGCGCATCTGGCCATGGTGTTCCTCTACGTCGCCCCCTCGAACACGGTGACCAAGGAACACGGCAAGGCCGTCGCCGAGTGGGTCAATCCCGAGTTCGAGCAGAACTGGAAGCTGTTCGCCCCCAACCCCCTCCAGCAGAACATCCACGTCGAGGCGCGTGCCGAGGTCGAGACCGCGGCGGGGGAGCGCACGCTCAGCCGCTGGATCGACCTCTCCGCCGAGGACGGCGCGGTGATACGGGGCAATCCCCTGCCCAGCCATGTCGACCAGAACGAACTGCGCCGCGCCTGGGACTTCTACACCGGCTCCCACGACGACAAGGACCGTCCGGTCGGCACGCGCGGCCAGCTCTCCGAGGGCTATGTCCGGCGCATCGTGATGCTGCGGCTAACGGGACACGACCTCGGCGGGTCCGTGGCCCGCGTCCAGCTCAGGTCGTCCACCAGCACCGTGCCGGCCCCGCCGTGGAGCGACGAGAAGATCAACACCCGGCCCGTCCTGCACACCTACTCCTGGTGGACGGTGAACTCCGCCGACCTGCCGGCCGGCGCGGGCGGCGTCCGTACGAGGACGGCGCGGTGA
- a CDS encoding alpha-ketoacid dehydrogenase subunit beta, which yields MTTAAVKPALKPATMAQALQRALRDAMADDPSVHVLGEDVGTLGGVFRITDGLAAEFGDDRCTDTPLAEAGILGTAVGMAMYGLRPVVEMQFDAFAYPSFEQLISHVAKMRNRTRGAMPLPITVRVPYGGGIGGVEHHSDSSEAYYMATPGLHVVTPATVDDAYGLLRAAIASDDPVVFLEPKRLYWSKASWSPDAPSAVEPIGRAVVRRPGSSATLITYGPSVPVCLEAAEAARAEGWDLEVVDLRSLVPFDDETVAESVRRTGRAVVVHESNGFGGPGGEIAARVTERCFHHLEAPVLRVAGFDIPYPPPMLEKHHLPGVDRVLDAVARLQWEADS from the coding sequence ATGACCACGGCAGCGGTAAAGCCGGCGCTGAAGCCCGCCACGATGGCGCAGGCGCTGCAGCGCGCCCTGCGCGACGCGATGGCCGACGACCCGTCCGTGCATGTCCTCGGTGAGGACGTGGGCACCCTCGGCGGGGTCTTCCGGATCACCGACGGTCTCGCCGCCGAGTTCGGCGACGACCGCTGCACGGACACCCCGCTCGCCGAGGCGGGCATCCTGGGGACGGCCGTCGGGATGGCGATGTACGGGCTGCGGCCCGTCGTGGAGATGCAGTTCGACGCCTTCGCCTATCCGTCGTTCGAGCAGCTGATCAGCCATGTGGCGAAGATGCGCAACCGCACCAGGGGCGCGATGCCGCTGCCGATCACGGTGCGGGTGCCCTACGGCGGCGGGATCGGCGGCGTCGAGCACCACAGCGACTCGTCCGAGGCGTACTACATGGCGACTCCGGGGCTCCATGTCGTGACGCCCGCGACGGTCGACGACGCGTACGGCCTGCTGCGTGCCGCCATCGCCTCCGACGATCCGGTGGTCTTCCTGGAGCCGAAGCGGCTCTACTGGTCGAAGGCGTCCTGGTCGCCGGACGCGCCGTCGGCGGTCGAGCCGATCGGCCGGGCCGTCGTGCGGCGTCCTGGCAGCAGCGCCACCCTCATCACCTACGGGCCCAGCGTCCCGGTCTGTCTGGAGGCCGCCGAGGCGGCTCGGGCCGAGGGCTGGGACCTGGAGGTCGTCGACCTGCGCTCGCTGGTGCCGTTCGACGACGAGACGGTCGCCGAGTCCGTACGGCGTACGGGCCGGGCGGTCGTCGTGCACGAGTCCAACGGGTTCGGCGGGCCCGGCGGTGAGATCGCCGCCCGGGTCACCGAGCGCTGCTTCCACCATCTGGAGGCGCCGGTGCTGCGGGTGGCGGGGTTCGACATCCCGTATCCGCCGCCGATGCTGGAGAAACACCATCTGCCGGGTGTCGACCGGGTGCTGGACGCGGTCGCGCGGCTCCAGTGGGAGGCGGACAGCTGA
- the paaN gene encoding phenylacetic acid degradation protein PaaN yields MAAQLTPQKLAEAHRPTLDQALDAIRSRAYWSPHPEHPKAYGESAPADGLAAFDSLRDTRFELDQPGTDGWAGGEISPYGPALGIEYPHADIDVLLPAMRAGGAAWRQAGPETRALVCLEILSRISARTHEFAQAVMHTSGQAFMMAFQAGGPHAQDRGMEAVAYAYQEQTRTPAVADWSKPQGKRGPLELRKSFTAVPRGIALLIGCNTFPTWNSYPGLFASLATGNPVLVKPHPRAVLPLALTVRVAREVLTEAGFDANLVALAVERPGEGIAKTLAVRPEIRIIDYTGSTAFGDWLETHARQAQVYTEKAGVNTVVIDSTDDYRGMLANLAFSLSLYSGQMCTTPQNLLIPRNGITTDAGEKSYDEVVADIAAAVDGLLGDDARANALLGALVNPDVKARLEAAAGLGEVALASREIAHPDFPDAVVRTPVIVKSDGARKVWESGDDVPYLAECFGPVSFAVAVDSTEDAVELLRRTVRDRGAMTVGAYTTSEEAERAIEDVCLEERAQLSLNLTSGVYVNQTAAFSDFHGSGGNPAANAALCDAAFVANRFRVVEVRRQA; encoded by the coding sequence ATGGCCGCTCAGCTCACCCCCCAGAAGCTCGCCGAGGCCCACCGGCCCACGCTCGACCAGGCGCTCGACGCGATCCGCAGCCGCGCCTACTGGTCCCCCCACCCCGAGCACCCGAAGGCGTACGGCGAGAGCGCCCCCGCCGACGGGCTCGCCGCCTTCGACTCGCTGCGCGACACCCGCTTCGAGCTGGACCAGCCGGGGACCGACGGCTGGGCGGGTGGCGAGATCTCGCCGTACGGACCCGCGCTCGGCATCGAGTACCCGCATGCCGACATCGACGTGCTGCTGCCCGCGATGCGCGCGGGCGGCGCTGCCTGGCGGCAGGCGGGGCCCGAGACGCGCGCGCTGGTCTGCCTGGAGATCCTGTCGCGGATCAGCGCCAGGACGCATGAGTTCGCGCAGGCGGTCATGCACACCAGCGGCCAGGCGTTCATGATGGCGTTCCAGGCCGGCGGACCGCACGCGCAGGACCGCGGCATGGAGGCCGTGGCGTACGCGTACCAGGAGCAGACCAGGACGCCCGCCGTGGCCGACTGGTCCAAGCCGCAGGGCAAGCGCGGCCCGCTGGAGCTGCGGAAGTCCTTCACGGCCGTCCCGCGCGGCATCGCCCTGCTGATCGGCTGCAACACCTTCCCGACGTGGAACAGCTACCCGGGCCTGTTCGCCTCCCTGGCCACCGGCAACCCGGTGCTGGTCAAGCCGCACCCTCGCGCCGTGCTGCCCCTCGCGCTCACGGTCCGGGTGGCCCGCGAGGTGCTCACCGAGGCCGGTTTCGACGCGAATCTGGTGGCGCTCGCCGTGGAGCGGCCCGGCGAGGGCATCGCCAAGACGCTCGCCGTGCGCCCCGAGATCCGGATCATCGACTACACGGGCTCGACGGCCTTCGGCGACTGGCTGGAGACCCACGCCCGGCAGGCGCAGGTCTACACGGAGAAGGCGGGCGTCAACACCGTCGTCATCGACTCGACCGACGACTACCGGGGCATGCTCGCCAACCTCGCCTTCTCGCTGTCGCTCTACAGCGGCCAGATGTGCACCACCCCGCAGAACCTGCTCATTCCGCGCAACGGGATCACGACGGACGCGGGCGAGAAGTCGTACGACGAGGTGGTGGCCGACATCGCCGCGGCGGTCGACGGCCTGCTCGGCGACGACGCGCGGGCCAACGCCCTGCTGGGCGCCCTCGTCAACCCCGACGTGAAGGCCAGGCTGGAAGCGGCGGCCGGGCTCGGCGAGGTGGCGCTTGCGTCCCGTGAGATCGCCCACCCGGACTTCCCCGACGCCGTGGTCCGTACGCCGGTGATCGTGAAGAGCGACGGCGCGCGCAAGGTGTGGGAGAGCGGGGACGACGTCCCGTATCTCGCTGAGTGCTTCGGCCCGGTGTCGTTCGCCGTGGCCGTGGACTCCACGGAGGACGCGGTGGAGCTGCTGCGGCGCACGGTCCGCGACCGGGGCGCGATGACGGTCGGCGCGTACACGACCTCGGAGGAGGCGGAGCGCGCGATCGAGGACGTCTGTCTGGAGGAGCGCGCGCAGCTCTCGCTCAATCTCACCAGCGGCGTCTATGTGAACCAGACAGCGGCGTTCTCGGACTTCCACGGCTCGGGCGGCAATCCCGCGGCCAACGCGGCGCTGTGCGACGCGGCGTTCGTGGCGAACCGCTTCCGGGTGGTGGAGGTCCGCCGCCAGGCCTGA